In one window of Microtus pennsylvanicus isolate mMicPen1 chromosome 2, mMicPen1.hap1, whole genome shotgun sequence DNA:
- the Rad21 gene encoding double-strand-break repair protein rad21 homolog: MFYAHFVLSKRGPLAKIWLAAHWDKKLTKAHVFECNLESSVESIISPKVKMALRTSGHLLLGVVRIYHRKAKYLLADCNEAFIKIKMAFRPGVVDLPEENREAAYNAITLPEEFHDFDQPLPDLDDIDVAQQFSLNQSRVEEITMREEVGNISILQENDFGDFGMDDREIMREGSAFEDDDMLVSTSASNLLLEPEQSTSNLNEKINHLEYEDQYKDDNFGEGNDGGILDDKLISNNDGGIFDDPPALSETGVMLPEQPAHDDMDEDDNVSMGGPDSPDSVDPVEPMPTMTDQTTLVPNEEEAFALEPIDITVKETKAKRKRKLIVDSVKELDSKTIRAQLSDYSDIVTTLDLAPPTKKLMMWKETGGVEKLFSLPAQPLWNNRLLKLFTRCLTPLVPEDLRKRRKGGEADNLDEFLKEFENPEVPREEQQQQQQQQQQQREVIDEPILEEPSRLQESVMEASRTSIDESAMPPPPPQGVKRKAGQIDPEPVIPPQQVEQMEIPPVELPPEEPPNICQLIPELELLPEKEKEKEKEKEEEEEEEDEDASGGDQDQEERRWNKRTQQMLHGLQRALAKTGAESISLLELCRNTNRKQAAAKFYSFLVLKKQQAIELTQEEPYSDIIATPGPRFHII; the protein is encoded by the exons GTGAAGATGGCTCTGCGGACATCGGGACACCTCCTCCTGGGAGTAGTCCGAATCTATCACAGGAAAGCCAAATACCTCCTCGCAGACTGTAATGAAGCATTCATTAAGATCAAGATGGCTTTCCGGCCAG GTGTTGTCGATCTGCCGGAGGAAAATCGGGAAGCAGCTTACAATGCCATTACTCTACCTGAAGAATTTCATGATTTTGATCAGCCACTGCCAGACTTAGa TGACATTGATGTCGCCCAGCAGTTCAGCCTAAACCAGAGCAGAGTGGAAGAGATAACCATGAGAGAAGAAGTTGGAAACATCAGTATCCTACAGGAAAATGATTTTG GGGACTTTGGAATGGACGACCGTGAGATAATGAGGGAAGGCAGTGCTTTTGAGGATGACGACATGTTAGTGAGCACTAGCGCGTCCAACCTCCTCCTGGAGCCCGAGCAGAGCACCAGCAATCTGAACGAGAAAATCAACCACTTAGAGTATGAAGACCAGTACAAAGATGATAACTTCGGGGAAGGAAATGATGGCGGTATTCTAG ATGACAAACTTATAAGTAATAATGATGGTGGCATCTTTGACGATCCCCCTGCCCTGTCTGAGACAGGGGTTATGTTACCAGAGCAGCCCGCACACGATGATATGGATGAAGACGACAATGTGTCAA TGGGTGGGCCTGATAGCCCTGATTCAGTGGATCCTGTTGAACCGATGCCAACCATGACTGACCAGACAACTCTTGTCCCAAATGAGGAAGAAGCTTTTGCATTGGAGCCCATTGATATAACTG tcaaagaaacaaaagccaaaaggaagaggaagctgaTTGTTGACAGTGTCAAAGAATTGGATAGTAAGACAATTAGAGCCCAGCTTAGTGACTATTCCGATATTGTTACAACTTTGGACCTGGCCCCACCCACCAAGAAGCTGATGATGTGGAAAGAGACAGGAGGTGTGGAAAAGCTCTTCTCCTTGCCAGCACAGCCTCTGTGGAATAACAGACTACTGAAG CTCTTCACACGCTGTCTTACACCACTTGTACCAGAAGACCttagaaaaaggaggaaagggggagaggcaGATAATTTGGATGAGTTCCTCAAGGAGTTTGAGAATCCAGAGGTTCCTagagaggagcagcagcagcaacaacaacagcagcagcagcagcgtgaAGTCATCG ATGAGCCCATTTTGGAGGAGCCAAGCCGCCTCCAGGAGTCAGTGATGGAGGCCAGCAGAACAAGCATAGATGAGTCGGCCATGCCCCCACCGCCCCCTCAGGGAGTGAAGCGGAAAGCTGGACAGATTGACCCAGAGCCCGTGATACCT CCTCAGCAGGTAGAGCAGATGGAGATACCACCAGTAGAACTTCCCCCAGAAGAGCCTCCAAACATCTGTCAGCTGATCCCAGAATTAGAGCTTCtgccagagaaagagaaggagaaagagaaagaaaaggaagaggaagaagaggaggag GATGAAGATGCCTCGGGGGGTGATCAGGACCAAGAGGAAAGGAGGTGGAACAAAAGGACTCAGCAGATGCTTCATGGTCTTCAG cGTGCTCTTGCCAAAACAGGAGCTGAGTCGATCAGTTTGCTTGAGCTGTGTCGaaacacaaacaggaagcaggctGCAGCAAAGTTCTACAGCTTTTTAGTTCTTAAAAAGCAGCAAGCCATCGAGCTCACACAGGAAGAGCCATACAGTGACATCATCGCAACACCCGGACCAAGGTTCCATATTATCTGA